The following proteins are co-located in the Planococcus plakortidis genome:
- a CDS encoding alpha/beta hydrolase translates to MKHIYNPPADAGKPTFLLLHGTGGTETDLLPAAGHIDPEAGVLSVRGNVSENGMPRFFKRLSEGVFDMEDLRERTEELHAFIGQAADEYGFDRNNVIALGYSNGANIAANLLFTYEDSLKAAILHHPMVPDRHKELPNLDGTRVFIAAGTNDPICPKEESEDLERLLSGAGAKVDLHWENKGHQLTMDELVAAKAWYEKG, encoded by the coding sequence ATGAAACACATCTATAACCCGCCTGCGGACGCAGGCAAGCCGACATTTCTGTTGCTGCACGGGACCGGCGGAACAGAAACGGACTTATTGCCAGCAGCAGGGCATATCGATCCGGAAGCGGGCGTGCTGAGCGTTCGCGGAAATGTGTCGGAAAACGGCATGCCGCGGTTTTTCAAACGCTTGTCTGAAGGCGTCTTCGATATGGAAGACTTGCGTGAACGGACAGAAGAATTGCATGCATTTATCGGCCAGGCCGCTGATGAATACGGTTTTGACCGCAATAATGTCATCGCGCTTGGCTATTCGAACGGCGCAAATATTGCCGCGAACTTGTTGTTCACGTACGAAGATTCATTGAAAGCGGCAATCTTGCACCATCCGATGGTACCGGACCGCCATAAGGAATTGCCGAACCTGGATGGCACCCGTGTCTTCATCGCCGCAGGAACAAACGATCCGATCTGCCCGAAAGAAGAATCGGAGGATCTAGAAAGGCTGTTAAGCGGGGCTGGGGCAAAAGTCGACTTGCATTGGGAAAACAAAGGGCATCAGCTGACGATGGATGAATTGGTCGCAGCCAAAGCTTGGTATGAAAAAGGATGA
- the hslO gene encoding Hsp33 family molecular chaperone HslO translates to MNDYLVKALAYDGQIRAFAARTTETVNEAQRRHYTWPTASAALGRSMTASVMLGAMLKGEEKLTIKINGGGPLGTILVDANAKGEVRGYVSNPQTHFDLNEQGKLDVRRAVGTEGTLTVSKDIGLQHPYVGQVPIVSGELGDDFTHYIVTSEQTPSSVGVGVIVNPDNTILASGGFIIQLMPGTDETVISQLEQRLAEIPTISNMVRAGLTPEDILDEVLGKENVKALDTMPVNFQCQCSRERIHNAIRGLGSEEIEDMIVTDGQAEAQCHFCNETYLFTKDQLQDMLS, encoded by the coding sequence ATGAATGATTATTTAGTGAAAGCATTGGCTTATGATGGCCAAATCCGGGCCTTCGCCGCGCGCACGACAGAAACCGTGAATGAGGCGCAGCGCCGCCATTACACGTGGCCGACTGCCTCTGCTGCACTGGGCCGTTCTATGACAGCGAGTGTCATGCTCGGCGCGATGCTGAAAGGCGAGGAGAAATTGACGATCAAAATCAATGGAGGCGGCCCGCTTGGCACGATTCTCGTTGATGCCAACGCTAAAGGCGAAGTGCGTGGCTATGTTTCCAACCCCCAAACGCATTTTGACTTGAACGAACAAGGCAAACTCGATGTCCGCCGGGCAGTTGGGACAGAAGGGACACTGACTGTCTCCAAAGATATCGGTTTGCAGCATCCGTATGTCGGCCAAGTGCCGATCGTCTCCGGGGAGCTTGGCGATGATTTTACCCATTACATCGTGACTTCTGAACAGACGCCTTCTTCTGTTGGCGTCGGCGTTATCGTCAATCCCGACAATACCATCTTGGCTTCAGGTGGCTTCATCATCCAATTGATGCCGGGCACTGATGAAACCGTAATCAGCCAGCTTGAACAGCGCCTGGCCGAAATCCCGACCATTTCCAATATGGTGCGTGCCGGCTTGACGCCTGAGGATATTCTCGATGAAGTATTGGGCAAAGAAAATGTCAAAGCGCTTGATACGATGCCGGTGAATTTCCAATGCCAATGCTCGCGTGAGCGCATCCACAACGCCATCCGGGGGCTTGGGTCCGAGGAAATCGAAGACATGATCGTGACAGATGGACAGGCGGAAGCACAATGCCATTTCTGTAACGAAACCTATCTGTTCACGAAAGACCAATTGCAGGACATGTTGTCCTGA
- a CDS encoding DUF896 domain-containing protein, whose product MIQILPRINELAQKERSSGLSYAEIREQQVLRREYLQEIRGQVETTVTNMTVIDPLGADVTPNKVKDSR is encoded by the coding sequence ATGATTCAAATCTTGCCGCGCATTAACGAATTGGCGCAAAAAGAGCGCAGCTCCGGATTGAGCTATGCGGAGATCCGGGAACAGCAAGTGCTCCGCCGTGAATATCTCCAGGAAATCCGTGGACAAGTCGAGACGACGGTAACGAATATGACGGTCATTGACCCGCTTGGTGCAGATGTTACGCCAAACAAAGTCAAAGACTCGAGATAA
- a CDS encoding GNAT family N-acetyltransferase: MITEIDQTDEKTARDIQSIQRPAYRIEAELMGFHDIPHISETIEEIQQSQETFLGYRDDYLKGFISFKEEGGIAEIYRLVVDPLQFRQGIARSLVDHFLQQTHAAEVIVSTGTANVPARKLYESFGFKEEETFEVAPGVTCTQFRLVH, translated from the coding sequence ATGATTACCGAAATAGACCAAACAGACGAAAAAACCGCCCGGGACATCCAATCGATCCAGCGGCCGGCTTACCGGATTGAAGCCGAACTGATGGGGTTCCATGACATCCCCCATATATCCGAGACTATCGAAGAAATCCAGCAAAGCCAAGAGACCTTCCTCGGCTATCGAGACGATTATTTGAAAGGCTTCATTTCTTTCAAGGAAGAAGGGGGCATTGCCGAAATTTACCGGCTCGTGGTGGACCCTCTCCAGTTTCGGCAAGGGATCGCCCGGAGCCTGGTGGACCATTTCCTCCAGCAAACGCATGCAGCGGAGGTCATCGTCAGTACAGGCACGGCGAACGTGCCGGCCCGGAAATTATATGAATCGTTCGGCTTCAAGGAAGAAGAAACCTTTGAAGTGGCGCCAGGCGTTACATGCACGCAATTTCGCCTTGTCCATTGA
- a CDS encoding patatin-like phospholipase family protein, with product MVKSGLILEGGGMRGVYTAGVLQKFMEENLFTDYVIGVSAGACNAVSYLSRQSGRNRTVMIDYVTHPDYISMKNLLKKRELFGMNLIFDDIPNRLVPFDYDGFGSAAEEFVVGTTDCMTGEAIYYRKPLAPDELLKVVRASSSLPFMSHPVEFGGRLLMDGSLADPLPIGQALSDGVSKPIVVMTREKNYRKRQTPLMRLAPAFARQYPGLAKALEDRQRIYNESLERIEALEAHNDAIIVRPRNLHRLRGIERDQERLAALYVQGYRDAELVVPRAKKFIMHQMQ from the coding sequence ATGGTGAAAAGCGGATTGATTTTGGAAGGCGGAGGCATGCGGGGCGTCTATACAGCGGGTGTGCTACAGAAATTCATGGAAGAGAACCTGTTTACGGATTATGTGATCGGCGTATCAGCCGGCGCATGCAATGCTGTCTCGTATCTTTCCCGGCAAAGCGGCAGGAACCGGACAGTGATGATCGATTACGTAACGCATCCGGATTATATTTCAATGAAGAACTTGCTGAAGAAAAGGGAACTGTTCGGCATGAACCTCATCTTCGATGATATCCCAAACCGTCTCGTGCCGTTTGATTATGACGGGTTCGGGTCGGCTGCAGAAGAGTTTGTCGTCGGCACGACGGATTGTATGACAGGGGAAGCGATTTATTACCGTAAGCCGCTTGCGCCGGACGAATTGCTTAAAGTCGTGCGCGCCTCGAGTTCATTGCCGTTCATGTCGCACCCGGTGGAGTTCGGCGGGCGCCTGCTTATGGACGGCAGCCTGGCCGATCCGCTGCCGATCGGGCAAGCTTTATCGGATGGCGTGTCCAAACCGATCGTCGTGATGACGCGTGAAAAAAATTACCGCAAGCGCCAGACCCCCCTTATGCGCCTAGCCCCGGCATTCGCCCGGCAATATCCCGGGCTTGCAAAGGCGCTTGAAGATCGGCAGCGCATCTACAACGAATCGCTGGAGCGGATAGAGGCGCTCGAAGCGCACAACGATGCCATCATTGTCCGCCCCCGCAATTTACACAGGCTGCGCGGCATCGAGCGGGACCAGGAGCGCCTTGCCGCTTTATATGTCCAAGGCTACCGGGATGCAGAACTGGTCGTTCCTCGCGCAAAGAAATTCATCATGCACCAAATGCAGTGA
- a CDS encoding SOS response-associated peptidase translates to MCGRFALYADYEALLERFHIEEASLDKADYEENYNVAPSSQIVAVINDGERNRLGTLRWGLIPSWAKDEKIGYKMINARAETAAEKPSFRHAFKKKRCLIPANAFYEWKKGADGKTPMLIHLEGDGLFAFAGLWESWKSPEGELVHSCTILTTQPNALMADIHDRMPVILSEEAEKVWLDPDVQDPDILQKLIKPYEAAGLEAYEVSSSVNSPRNKGRELIRKIG, encoded by the coding sequence ATGTGCGGAAGATTTGCGTTATACGCAGATTATGAAGCCTTGCTCGAGCGTTTTCATATCGAAGAAGCTTCGCTTGACAAGGCTGACTACGAAGAAAATTACAATGTTGCGCCTTCGAGCCAGATTGTGGCGGTCATCAATGACGGCGAGCGCAACCGCCTAGGGACTTTGCGCTGGGGGCTCATCCCCTCCTGGGCGAAGGATGAGAAGATCGGTTATAAGATGATCAATGCCCGTGCGGAAACGGCTGCAGAAAAACCGAGTTTCCGTCATGCCTTCAAGAAAAAGCGCTGCCTGATCCCGGCGAACGCATTTTATGAATGGAAAAAGGGCGCGGATGGCAAAACGCCGATGTTGATCCATTTGGAGGGCGATGGCCTGTTCGCGTTTGCCGGGCTATGGGAGTCCTGGAAGTCTCCGGAAGGGGAGTTGGTCCATAGCTGTACGATCTTGACGACACAGCCGAATGCATTGATGGCGGATATCCATGACCGCATGCCGGTGATTTTGAGCGAGGAAGCGGAGAAGGTTTGGCTGGATCCGGACGTCCAGGACCCGGACATCTTGCAGAAACTCATCAAACCTTACGAAGCGGCAGGGTTGGAAGCGTATGAAGTATCCAGCTCAGTCAATTCGCCGCGCAACAAAGGACGGGAATTGATTCGGAAAATCGGGTGA
- a CDS encoding MFS transporter, which yields MEQRKYTVHDREFWKIIASLLLASLFIFANMYAVQPLLPVFVSDFGVSVSTSSLSLSLTIIGLIAGLIILGFFSDRSGRRSYIIWSLIGSAIPFFILPFVESFTVFLALRLIQGFALAGVPAAALAYISEEIDRKNIAYATALYISSNALGGMIGRVLTGFLTDAFSWQFTFLAFGATGITLFIAVFLLLPHSHHFEPSQLSFSKDIEGFLFHLKNPALLVVFGLGAILQIAFTGVWTYLPFHLEAPPFSMSLQAISYLFFAYGIGVIGSPLAGRAAEAFGLRRVRVIGVFIFSAGVLMTLGPELWMVAVGLCVTCLGFFTAHSLTAASVGQQATHHKGSASSLYLVSYYIGVAAGSSLLSPVWTRFGWDVLILLCALMPALYVLTVSWYRKRAASFA from the coding sequence ATGGAACAGCGCAAATACACGGTACATGACCGCGAATTTTGGAAAATCATAGCGAGCCTGCTGTTGGCTTCGTTGTTTATTTTCGCCAATATGTATGCCGTTCAGCCTTTGCTGCCGGTATTTGTCTCGGATTTCGGGGTGTCGGTCTCGACTTCCAGCCTATCCCTTTCCTTGACCATCATCGGGCTGATCGCCGGATTGATCATTCTCGGGTTCTTCTCCGACCGCAGCGGGCGCCGCTCCTATATCATCTGGTCACTGATCGGGTCCGCCATACCGTTCTTCATCCTGCCGTTTGTCGAATCGTTCACTGTATTCCTTGCATTGCGCCTGATCCAGGGATTCGCGCTCGCCGGGGTTCCTGCTGCGGCTCTCGCCTACATCAGCGAAGAAATCGACCGGAAGAATATCGCTTACGCCACCGCCCTATACATATCGAGCAATGCGCTCGGCGGCATGATCGGGCGCGTCCTGACCGGATTCCTGACCGATGCGTTTTCATGGCAGTTTACGTTTCTCGCATTCGGCGCGACCGGAATCACTTTATTCATCGCCGTCTTCTTGCTGTTACCGCATTCGCATCATTTCGAACCGAGCCAATTAAGCTTCTCAAAAGACATCGAAGGCTTCCTGTTCCATTTGAAAAACCCGGCATTGCTCGTCGTGTTCGGCCTCGGGGCGATTCTCCAGATCGCTTTTACCGGCGTATGGACCTATTTGCCGTTTCACTTGGAAGCCCCGCCCTTTTCCATGTCGCTGCAGGCCATTTCCTATCTGTTCTTCGCTTACGGCATCGGTGTCATCGGCTCGCCTTTGGCTGGGCGCGCTGCCGAGGCATTCGGCTTGAGGCGGGTGCGCGTCATCGGCGTGTTCATTTTCTCGGCCGGCGTATTGATGACGCTCGGGCCTGAACTGTGGATGGTCGCTGTCGGCTTATGCGTGACGTGCCTCGGCTTTTTCACGGCCCATTCGCTGACCGCCGCTTCTGTCGGCCAGCAGGCGACCCATCATAAAGGCAGCGCCTCAAGTTTATATCTCGTATCGTATTATATCGGCGTCGCTGCAGGCAGCTCACTGCTCAGCCCCGTTTGGACCCGCTTCGGCTGGGATGTGCTGATCCTTCTTTGCGCTTTGATGCCGGCGCTTTACGTTTTAACCGTCAGCTGGTACAGAAAAAGAGCCGCCTCGTTTGCATGA
- a CDS encoding SLC13 family permease, with product MIATTWNWMWEKHHQAKDMLRFFAKPGPGTQPDDRDRAEDAGTYDERFKKKSYNTPQLIGLFLGPLLFILTMLFFNPEGLTPEAKAILASTIWIATWWITEAIPIPATSLLPIVLFPLTGGLDVGATTSAYGNDTIFLFMGGFMIALTMEKWNLHKRIALTIISLIGTNTERIILGFMVATGFLSMWISNTATAMMMVPIGLAIIYQVSEALKHDDSIDTSQENFGFGKALMLGIAYSASLGGIATLIGTPPNTLLAGAVNEIYGIEITFAEWMLFGVPLAWIFILVAWFYLVKIAFPLKLKQLPGGSAVIKEQKTELGNASYEEKIVFAIFLLAALAWITRSFLLVEFLPGLNDAMVGLIAALILFAIPSKNRRGDHLLDWATAVKLPWGILLLFGGGLAIAAGFTQSGLSEWVGGQLIGLQGINVLIIVLVVAAFVLFLTEITSNTATASMMFPIMASLAVALGIHPYALMVTAAVTASCAFMLPVATPPNAVVFGSGYLKIIDMARAGFILNVFGIVFVGLAVYYFLPIVWDIDLLSTPQRFLE from the coding sequence ATGATTGCAACAACATGGAATTGGATGTGGGAAAAGCATCACCAGGCAAAAGACATGCTGCGCTTTTTCGCCAAGCCTGGCCCAGGCACACAGCCTGATGACCGTGACCGGGCGGAAGATGCGGGTACATACGATGAACGTTTCAAAAAGAAAAGCTATAACACGCCGCAGCTGATCGGGCTCTTTCTAGGCCCCTTGCTGTTCATCCTGACGATGCTATTCTTCAATCCGGAAGGCTTGACGCCGGAAGCGAAGGCGATCCTGGCCAGTACTATCTGGATCGCTACCTGGTGGATCACGGAAGCGATTCCGATCCCGGCAACTTCATTATTGCCGATCGTCTTATTTCCGTTAACCGGAGGGCTCGACGTAGGTGCGACTACTTCCGCTTACGGCAACGACACGATTTTCCTGTTCATGGGCGGTTTCATGATCGCCTTGACGATGGAAAAATGGAATTTACATAAACGCATCGCCTTGACGATCATTTCATTGATCGGCACCAATACCGAGCGCATCATTCTCGGCTTCATGGTGGCGACGGGTTTCTTGTCGATGTGGATATCCAATACGGCAACGGCCATGATGATGGTGCCGATCGGGCTTGCGATCATCTATCAGGTCTCTGAAGCGTTGAAGCATGACGATTCGATCGACACTTCCCAAGAAAACTTCGGGTTCGGCAAAGCGCTCATGCTCGGCATCGCTTATTCCGCTTCACTCGGTGGCATCGCAACATTGATCGGGACACCGCCGAATACCCTGCTCGCCGGTGCGGTCAATGAAATCTACGGCATCGAAATCACGTTTGCGGAATGGATGCTGTTCGGCGTGCCGCTTGCCTGGATCTTCATTCTGGTGGCTTGGTTCTATTTGGTCAAAATCGCATTTCCTTTGAAACTCAAGCAATTGCCAGGCGGCAGCGCCGTCATCAAGGAGCAAAAGACGGAACTCGGCAACGCTTCCTACGAAGAAAAAATCGTCTTTGCGATTTTCCTGCTGGCAGCTTTGGCTTGGATTACCCGCTCGTTCCTATTGGTGGAATTCCTGCCGGGCTTGAACGATGCCATGGTCGGGTTGATCGCCGCCTTGATCTTGTTCGCGATTCCGTCAAAAAACCGCAGAGGCGATCATTTGCTGGACTGGGCGACTGCCGTTAAATTGCCTTGGGGCATCTTGTTGCTCTTCGGGGGCGGTTTGGCGATTGCCGCAGGCTTCACGCAATCAGGCCTTTCCGAATGGGTAGGGGGCCAGTTGATCGGCCTGCAAGGCATCAATGTGTTGATCATCGTGCTCGTCGTTGCGGCATTCGTGCTGTTCCTGACAGAAATCACGTCCAATACGGCAACCGCTTCGATGATGTTCCCGATCATGGCATCATTGGCAGTCGCGCTAGGCATTCATCCGTACGCACTCATGGTCACGGCTGCTGTCACGGCATCCTGTGCTTTCATGCTGCCTGTAGCGACACCGCCAAACGCCGTTGTCTTCGGCTCGGGTTATTTGAAGATCATCGATATGGCGCGTGCCGGATTTATCCTGAACGTCTTTGGGATCGTTTTTGTCGGCCTCGCTGTCTATTACTTCCTGCCGATCGTTTGGGACATTGATTTACTGAGCACGCCTCAAAGGTTCCTGGAATAA
- a CDS encoding metal-dependent hydrolase yields the protein MTGKTHITGGIAASLAFAQVSHYEPAVLLVGGVIGALLPDICHGSSTIGRKLPFLSKIINGLFGHRTFTHSLLFLLLAVLLFETVGLHEALAAGAIVGMASHLVLDMATKRGVKLLFPLRITVRLPLTTSTGSFVEHLVFAALSVLSVYYGYDLFNFT from the coding sequence ATGACAGGAAAAACACACATCACGGGCGGCATCGCAGCAAGCCTGGCATTTGCGCAAGTTTCCCATTACGAACCGGCCGTCCTGTTGGTGGGCGGGGTTATCGGGGCATTGCTCCCGGATATTTGCCACGGGTCGAGCACCATCGGCAGGAAATTGCCATTCTTATCGAAAATCATCAACGGCCTGTTCGGCCATCGGACTTTCACGCACAGCCTATTGTTTCTATTATTGGCGGTCTTGCTGTTCGAGACGGTTGGGCTGCACGAAGCACTGGCGGCGGGGGCCATCGTCGGCATGGCCAGCCATCTTGTGCTCGATATGGCCACCAAGCGGGGAGTGAAACTATTGTTTCCGCTGCGCATCACGGTGCGCTTGCCGCTTACGACCTCGACCGGCAGTTTTGTGGAGCATCTGGTGTTTGCGGCCTTGTCGGTCCTATCGGTGTATTACGGATACGACCTGTTCAACTTCACGTAA
- a CDS encoding YfbR-like 5'-deoxynucleotidase, translating to MGIHRFFTSLNDLERIIRAPGRFKFEEHNVAAHSWKVSQYAMFFATIEEREGRPVDWKSLYERTINHDFAEVFIGDIKTPVKYASPELKEILAKVEEGMMEKFILKEIPEEFQEVFFNRMKEGKDESLEGRLLEFADKLDQFYEAFAELKRGNTDKEFLKMYRIALSKILDLPLAASVAYFRDVILDDIMTEDTAIDIRKITKRVLEAH from the coding sequence ATGGGAATTCACCGTTTTTTTACTTCATTGAATGATTTGGAGCGGATCATCCGGGCACCGGGCCGTTTCAAGTTCGAAGAGCATAACGTCGCTGCGCATTCCTGGAAAGTCAGCCAGTATGCGATGTTCTTCGCTACCATCGAAGAACGCGAAGGGCGTCCCGTCGATTGGAAATCGCTGTATGAGCGGACCATCAACCACGACTTTGCCGAAGTATTTATCGGGGATATCAAAACCCCGGTAAAATACGCATCCCCTGAACTCAAGGAAATCCTTGCGAAAGTCGAGGAAGGGATGATGGAAAAATTCATTCTGAAAGAAATCCCGGAAGAATTCCAGGAAGTCTTCTTCAACCGCATGAAAGAAGGCAAGGACGAGTCGCTCGAAGGCCGCCTATTGGAGTTCGCCGATAAGCTCGACCAATTCTATGAAGCGTTTGCGGAACTGAAGCGCGGCAACACCGACAAGGAATTCTTGAAAATGTACCGGATCGCACTCAGCAAGATCCTGGACCTTCCGCTTGCGGCCAGTGTCGCTTATTTCCGCGATGTCATCCTCGACGACATCATGACGGAAGATACCGCGATCGATATCCGGAAAATCACCAAGCGCGTTCTTGAAGCGCATTGA
- a CDS encoding hemolysin family protein, which produces MDPIPLLNLALLVLLIALTAFFVGTEFAVVKVRMSRIEQLIEEGNTKAITVKKVVSDLDYYLSACQLGITVTALGLGWLGEPTVERLLHPLFDWLGVPSAVSTIVSFAFAFALVTFLHVVIGELAPKSLALQFAERMTLSLAPALYIFGKIMYPFIFVLNGSARLLLRMFGVEPAGEQQAHSEEELKIIMAQSFQSGEINQTELSYMQNIFAFDERSAKDVMIPRTQMVAFPDDLSTDELLAELREHRFTRYPIARDGDKDDLIGFINAKEVLTHYAINNDVQMTELIHDLPYFHETTPLQMALVKMQKDRTHIALVIDEYGGTSGLITMEDILEEIVGEIRDEFDEEEEAEIVKESDTRYVVNGRVLLKDLEERFSLKFEDSDEIDTIAGWMQHQLIEAEAGDSFEKGGYHWEIIDMENHHILKIAFEKLEEPEITV; this is translated from the coding sequence TTGGACCCCATACCTTTATTGAATTTAGCTTTACTCGTCTTACTCATCGCCTTGACCGCATTTTTCGTCGGCACGGAATTCGCCGTGGTCAAAGTCCGCATGTCACGCATTGAACAATTGATCGAAGAAGGCAATACAAAAGCCATCACGGTCAAGAAAGTCGTCAGCGACCTGGATTATTATTTGTCCGCCTGCCAGCTCGGCATCACCGTGACCGCCCTTGGCCTTGGCTGGCTCGGGGAGCCGACTGTCGAACGGCTGCTGCATCCGCTATTCGACTGGCTTGGCGTTCCTTCCGCGGTTTCCACCATCGTCTCGTTCGCCTTCGCTTTTGCGCTCGTGACCTTCTTGCACGTCGTCATCGGGGAACTGGCGCCAAAATCGCTGGCACTTCAATTTGCGGAACGGATGACTTTGTCACTGGCCCCTGCGCTTTATATCTTCGGGAAAATCATGTATCCGTTCATTTTCGTCTTGAACGGCTCTGCCCGTTTGCTGCTTCGCATGTTCGGCGTTGAACCCGCCGGCGAACAGCAAGCCCATTCAGAGGAAGAACTGAAGATCATCATGGCGCAGAGTTTCCAGAGCGGCGAAATCAACCAGACGGAGCTATCCTATATGCAGAACATCTTTGCATTCGATGAACGCAGCGCCAAGGATGTCATGATCCCGCGCACGCAAATGGTCGCTTTCCCGGATGATTTGTCCACTGATGAATTGCTGGCAGAACTGCGGGAGCACCGCTTTACGCGTTACCCGATAGCACGGGATGGCGATAAAGATGACCTGATCGGCTTCATCAATGCCAAGGAAGTATTGACCCATTATGCGATCAATAACGATGTCCAAATGACCGAACTCATCCATGACCTGCCTTATTTCCACGAGACGACGCCGCTTCAGATGGCGCTCGTGAAAATGCAGAAAGACCGGACCCATATCGCCCTCGTCATCGACGAATACGGCGGCACATCGGGGCTGATCACGATGGAAGATATTCTCGAGGAGATTGTCGGGGAAATACGGGATGAGTTTGATGAAGAAGAGGAAGCTGAAATCGTGAAAGAAAGCGATACCCGTTATGTGGTCAATGGCCGCGTCCTCCTGAAAGACCTGGAAGAGCGGTTCAGCCTGAAATTCGAAGACAGCGATGAAATCGATACCATTGCCGGCTGGATGCAGCATCAGCTCATCGAGGCCGAAGCCGGGGATTCGTTCGAAAAAGGCGGCTACCACTGGGAAATCATCGATATGGAGAACCACCACATCCTCAAAATCGCTTTCGAGAAACTTGAAGAACCGGAAATCACTGTGTAA
- a CDS encoding YolD-like family protein: MKKNQHLTVKGDVFDRGQLKWGALMLPEHVRMLREWRADEPTKHKPHLDEEELSLLQEEIGIAQQRQCMAEMRYWDGGQAAVSGTITSVDLANQTIEISSGVGTVRIAFTDLLGIRMID, translated from the coding sequence ATGAAAAAGAATCAGCATTTGACGGTAAAAGGGGACGTATTCGACAGGGGGCAATTGAAATGGGGGGCATTGATGCTGCCCGAACACGTCCGGATGCTGCGGGAATGGCGGGCAGATGAACCGACTAAGCACAAACCACATCTCGATGAAGAAGAACTCAGTTTATTGCAGGAGGAAATCGGCATTGCGCAACAGCGGCAGTGCATGGCGGAAATGCGCTATTGGGATGGCGGACAGGCAGCCGTATCGGGCACCATCACATCGGTCGACTTGGCCAATCAAACGATAGAGATTTCATCCGGCGTTGGCACTGTGCGCATCGCTTTTACCGATCTCCTTGGCATTCGGATGATCGATTGA
- a CDS encoding YihY/virulence factor BrkB family protein produces MSKVTSYAKELGQEFKKDHATTLAAAQAYYYLLAIVPLLILLLAILPYLQIDPQRAVDFIGTILPGEVANTFEDTIISVVTTPSGGLLTFGILGTLWSASNAMTAFMEATNQAYDVEETRSFFVKKGLAIVLTLFMLIAVIVALVLPIFGGTIIDMINQFLNLPQQTEIIFQVLRWVISIVVMSLVLAMLYKFAPNKHFPFKEVIIGAVIATILWQLVSLGFSFYVANFGSYSATYGSLGGLIVLMLWFFLTGLILVVGAEINAILHRRKHAKSDSEDSKLQMAESGDTESSMNKY; encoded by the coding sequence ATGAGCAAAGTGACGTCCTATGCCAAAGAACTTGGCCAAGAATTCAAAAAAGACCATGCGACGACACTTGCGGCAGCCCAAGCTTATTATTATCTACTGGCAATTGTCCCGTTATTGATTTTGCTGCTGGCGATCCTGCCCTATTTACAGATCGACCCGCAGCGGGCTGTCGATTTTATCGGCACCATCCTGCCCGGTGAAGTCGCTAATACCTTTGAAGATACCATCATCAGTGTCGTGACGACCCCGTCCGGCGGCCTATTGACTTTCGGTATCCTCGGTACGCTTTGGTCCGCCTCGAATGCGATGACTGCATTCATGGAAGCGACGAACCAAGCGTATGACGTGGAAGAAACCCGTTCGTTCTTCGTGAAGAAAGGATTGGCAATCGTCTTGACGCTGTTCATGCTGATTGCTGTTATCGTTGCACTTGTGCTTCCGATTTTCGGTGGCACGATCATCGATATGATCAATCAGTTCCTGAATCTGCCGCAGCAGACAGAGATCATTTTCCAAGTGCTCCGTTGGGTCATTTCAATTGTCGTCATGAGCCTGGTACTGGCAATGCTCTACAAATTCGCGCCGAATAAGCATTTCCCGTTCAAGGAAGTTATTATCGGGGCAGTCATTGCCACGATCCTGTGGCAGTTGGTATCCCTTGGTTTCTCTTTCTACGTAGCGAATTTCGGAAGCTATTCAGCCACTTACGGGAGCCTAGGCGGATTGATCGTCTTGATGCTTTGGTTCTTCCTGACAGGCTTGATCCTGGTGGTCGGGGCTGAAATCAATGCGATCCTGCACCGCCGGAAACATGCCAAGAGCGATTCGGAAGACAGTAAACTGCAAATGGCCGAATCCGGCGACACAGAGTCATCCATGAATAAGTATTAA